The Natranaeroarchaeum aerophilus DNA window CAGCCCGACGGGCCGACGATACAGAAAAACTCCCTGTCTTCCACCCGCAGCTGTACGTCGCTGAGAGCGCGGACCGCTCCGGACCGGCTCCGGTACGTCTTGCTGACGTCGCTGACGCTGATCCGGGGCTCGGTTCGGTCGGCTGTCGGGTCGGGCATCATTATCGATCGTCCTCGGTGCCGTGTCGGTCACCTACTCGCAGATCGCGTCGGTCGGGGACTCCGACGGCGGCGTCATGTCCCCGAGCGGTGGGTACGGAGCGGGTGCCGACTCGCTCCACTCCTCGATGTTCGCTACCGACGGCGTTGCTTCCGCCTCGTCGAGTCGGCCGACTTCCGCCAGCGCCTCGTCGAGAATCGACTCGTTGACGATCGCCTCGGCCTCGACGGTCTCGTCGACGTACCCCCGGCAGGCGTGGTACTCCTGCTGTCGCATGATACTGTCGACGTTGACGAACCCGTTTTTGTGTGGGAGCGATGGGATCGACGAGCGGATCGCCCCGACCGGGACGTCGATCGCGTCGCTGATGATTCCGGCCAGCTCCTCGTCTGGAAAGCCGCCCATCTCGTAGTACTCCCTGACGCCGAGCAGATACGCCTCCAGCCATCGACGCGCGACCGCCGGACGCTCCTCGATGAACGGCTGGCCGTAAAAGTATCCCGCGATCTGCATTCGTGGCGCGACTTCCGATCCGTACAGTAGCTGTCCGGCGTTGGCCTCCGAGGCGACCTGCAGGCCGAGCGGGTCCGGAATCGAACAGAGATCGATCTCGCCCCCCGCCATCGCGCCGATCATGTCCGGGAACGGCATCTCCGTGATCTCGATGTCGGCCCAGCCCATCCCTTCGCTGGCGAGCAGTCGGCCGACCACGTAATCCATCGATCCCCCTTCGCCGTTGATCGCTACTGTCGGCGTCCCCTCGACATCGGACAGCGCCATCCCATCGGAGTACAGTTCCTCCCTGACCCAGATCCGGTTTCCGGAGGGCTGGTTCTCCCACCACTGGGTCTGGTCCGCGACGATCTGGACAGGGACGTCCTGTGCGATCGAGTTGAAGATACTTGCGCCGATCGAACCGCTCGCCACATCCAGCTCCCCGGACGCGAGCTGTGGTACCGCCTGCGGTGCGCCGGTGATCCGTTCGATCTCCAGATCGATCCCCCTGTCCTCGAAGTAGCCACGTTCCTCTGCGAGATGTATCTCCGCAACTGCAGCGATCGGGAGCGTCCCGAACGTTACTACGTCGCCATCGTCCCGAAGCGTCGACAAACAACCGGCAGTCACAGCGAGTGCGGCTCCGCTCCCTGCAGCGAGGAAGCGACGACGCGATGCAGTGACACCGGAACGGTGGTCCGGCCCCGAACGTCTCTCACGGCCTCGGGGATCCAGCCCGTTGGTCGAGTTATTTTGCATTGCTGGTAACAGATTTCTTGTAACGGCAAATAAAGATGCCGTCGAGTTCCCGCCGGGTGAGAAGCATCTCCTCGAACTACTCGGGTGCGGGCGGTTCGATCGGCTGGATCACTGGATTCTCCGGGAACGTCAGCCCGAGTTTATCCAGCTCCGTTTCCCGTTTCAGGACCGCCGCGATATGGCCCTGGACCAGCTGCGCATCGACTGGTCGAAGCCCATCGACGAGTTCGTGGGCGCTCGTTTCCGACGGATCATCGTCGCTCAGCAGGGCCAACACGCCGGTGATCGTCTCGACGAGCATCGTGTAGCTGTTCCGGTCCAGAAACGTCTCGACGTCCTCGGAATAGGTGCCAGCGCCGACCACGCCGATGAGCGTCCCGTGAATATTGAACTGGGGTCCGATCCCCTCCGGATGTTCGGAGACGAAAATCTGCATCGAGACCGGTTTGTACACCGTCGATCGGCCGGTCGCCGCCCCGGATTCGTAGAGGCTCCCCTCCGTGACCATCTCTTTGGTGAGGTTGTACAGCGTACTCTGTGGGATCGACACGGTACTGGCGAGCTCTTTCACGTCGAGGCCGTTTTGCAGCCAGCACTCGTGCCAGATCCGGCACTTGCGAGGATCAGCGAGCAGCTGTCCGGCGGCGACAACGGTATCGACCGTCGTGCGAAGCCCATCAGTCGGCGTCGACCCATCAGCGGCGGAAGGGGAACGCTCGGTCATCGTATCACGGATTACTCGAAACAGGCAATAAGTGTGCTGTTCGCTCCCAGTTCGTGAAACGGTCCCGGGGCCAGACCAGACCCGGGTGTCGTCGTGCTGTATCCCGGTGTCACTTAAAGAACTTCAGTATCAAGCGGCATTCAAATCGGGGAACTGTCCGTATGTACTATTGTAATAGGACGCCGGCCGGGTGGATCTTCATCCGGTTGCGAGCATCGATCATCACGACCGATCATCTATGGAGACAGAAACGCCATGATACCCGACGACTCTCACGACGATATCGAGGACCGCGCTGCAAACCTTCTCGACGACGTCGAGTACGACACGGAGCTTGCAAAGCAAATGAGCCGCGACGCGCGGCGTGTGAGCAACGGCGAACTCGCGGAAGGCGAGTTCCACGAGCGCTACCGGGAGGCGGTCGAAGACGAGTTCGACCTCGACGTCCCCGAGTACTCGGAAATCAACGTCAAAGAGCAAGCGCTCGGCGGGAAATCGAAGTCCCGACGCTCCGTGCTGGCGGCTCTCGGGATGGCCGCCGGTGTTGCGACTGCCGGCGGGGCGGGATTCCGAGACGCGAGCACGCGCTTCGGTGTCGGCTCCGGCGACGATACGGTCGTTGCGGAGGAAACGAGCGACGACGAGGGGCGGAAGGTCGGGATGGTCCTCGATACGGAAGCATGTATCAAATGTCTTCAGTGTGTCGAGGCCTGCAAGGAGGAAAACGCCACTCACGAGGGCGACTTCTGGATGGACGTCTTCCGCTACCAGCGTGAGGACCGCGAGTACACGAGCGACGACGAAGCCGATCAGGTCGAATCGCTCCAGCGTCCCTGCATGCACTGTGAGGACGCACCGTGTGTCAGCGTCTGTCCCAACAACTCGCGGTTTTACAGCGAGGACGGGCGGGTGCTCTGTGACTACGACATCTGTCTCGGCTGCAAGTACTGTGAGGTCGCGTGTCCGTACCACGTCAACGAGTTCGTCTTCTCGGAGCAGCCCGACGGCGTCGAGTTCGTCGGCGAGCCCCGCGACGACGAGGATCGCTGGGTCTCCGGTCCGCCACCGGAGGGCTCCTGTAGCAAGTGTACCTTCTGTTCGCATCGCGAGCAGGGCGAGGGCCACCAGGAGTCGACGGCGTGTGAGGATGCCTGTCCGGTCGACGCCATCCACTTTGGCGACCTCAACGACGAGGACAGCGATCCGAACCAGTACCTCGATCAGTTCGACGAGGAGGAGACGTTCAAGCTCCGGACCGACGCCTCGAACCCGAAAGTCACCTACATCGGTGACAACCCCGAGGACGTCGAAACCGCACAGGTGCCCGGTCCGGTTACCTACGACGACATGGGACTGAGCGAGCCCACGGCAAAATAACTACGGAGGATACACCAATGATACACGACTCACCGGCGCTGTTCTGGGACTGGATGATCGGAGCGTACCTCTTCCTCGGCGGGATCTCCGGGGGAGCGTACCTGACTGGCGCGGCCGCGGACTACCTCCGCCAGCGATCGCAGAGCGGCGGCGTCCCTGGCTTCGATCGCACCGACACGAAATCGAGGGCGTATGGACTCACCGCGCTGGGCGGAATGGTCGTTAGCTTCGCCGCGATCTCGCTTGGCGGCCTGCTGTTGTTGTTCCACCTGGGCGAACCGCTCAACGCGATCGAGCTGTGGCTGTTCACCAACATCGAATCGTGGATGGCCATCGGCGTCTGGGTGATTATCCTGTTTGTCGTCGCGGCACTGGCACAGCTCGCCTGGCTCGGCTTCGGTCGTGACGGCGGGTTTGGCCTCGATCTCGGCCCGATCGACGAGATTGTCGACCGGACCCGTCCGGCCACGGATACCCGGCTTGCACTCCACATCGTCGGCGGAGCCCTCGCAGTGACGTTGATCGTGTACACCGCACTGCTGCTCAGCGCGGTCGCTCCGGTTGTCCCGCTCTGGCATCCGATCTTGCTCCCGCTGCTCTTTCTCACCAGCGGCATCTCGATGGGTATCAGCGCAACGGCGCTCGTACCGACGCTGCTGCTCGGTGTCGATGACACCGGCGTTCACGAGTTCAGTCTCGCTGACGACGCCGTGATCCTCGGGGAGATTGGTGTACTCGCTGCCCTGCTGTGGTATCTCGCCGGTGCAGGTGGCACCGCTACCGCGAGCTACGAGCTGTTGACCCAGACGTTCATGCTGGAGTTCTGGGGCTTCGTCGTGGTGGTCGGACTGCTGCTCCCGCTTCTGATTTCGGGGACGCTCATCCTCCTGCACCGCCGTGGCACCCACGTCGACGGGCTGGTCGGGCGCGCGGCATACGGCTCCAAGTTTGGCTTCGTCCTGATCGGCGGGCTATTCCTCCGTCTGTCGATCCTCTATGCGGCGCTGAACGTCCCGATCTTCTGAGTGGCTCCGTTTCCGGCCGACGACTTCTCTGTCTCCATTCGCGCACGAACCGAACGGCCCCATCACCCGACAGTATCCGCAAAGGCGGCAAGTGCCAGCTTCGACTCGACCGCGCTCAAACGCTGTGACATCGCCGAATCGGAGATGCCAGCCTCTGTCGCGAGCTCTCCGATGGTCGTCTCTCTGGGCGTTCGGTAGTACCCTCTGGCGACTGCCTTGGCTGCGGTAGCCCGCTCCGTCTCGGTCAGCTCCGATAGATCAAGTGACGTCTGTCGGGGCTGGTCAGCCTCGGTGGCGTCCGTGCGAACGAGTCGTCGCAATGCGAGGCGACCGGTAACCGCTTTCAGCTCGTCGACCAGCGCCGCGAGCTGCGTTCGATCCGCGAGATGTGTCCTGACGACGACGTGCTCCTCCTGGACCTCGATGATCTCCGGGATCGAATCGAACTCGAGAAAGACGGGACAGTGACAGTCCTCACCCATCGTGGCCGTACTGTGAACGATCTCCGTCTCGCCGTCGTCGGTTTCGAGGGTCGTGTCGACGTGACAATCGTCACCGAGGGACTGTTGTGTGACACGTGTCACCTCCTCCTCTCCGAATGCCTCCAGGGGGCATTCTACGTCTGCGACCGAGCTCAACTCGAACTCGACGTAGAGAGTGTGACTCGTCTGCCCGTCCTCGGTCGTCATACCGGGGAGAAAGGCGTACGTGCTCAAAAGTGTTACCGACATATAACGGGATCTGCACGTTACGCCGATGCATTGTAACCTGTTTTATTTACGATCCACCGACCGACTCGGCCACTCGACCGGTCCGCGTTCGCTATTAAACCCTCAATAATTTAGCGAACCACCAATGGGGAACGCTGTTGTACTACTGAGTATGGCAGAACACCGGACATATTTCCGGAACTGCGGCCAACCGGGGAGACGATGGGGGTGTATCGGCCGATGACTGGGGGTGGGTATCGGTACGAACTTACTTGCAAGGTCGATCCAGAACACGAACGGGCCTACCGGAACACGATGGCCGAGTCGGTACTCCGGTGGTTTGCGATCGAGCGCCTCGGTGGCTTCCGTCCGCTTGCAGAGCTTGATGGCAACGCGGTCCGGATCCAGTTCGAGTTCCCCGACAGGCAGGCGCTCGACACGTTCGTCTCCTCGGAGGCAAACCAGAAGTCACTCGCGGCCCTGCGATCGGTCTGCGAGCGAGTCGAGAGTCATTGCTGGGAACCGGGTGCTGTCACCCTCGACAGCGGTTCGTCATCGGTCTCGCCACAGGCGGAGATGGCTGTCCCGGAAGAGATTTCCGAGTGAGCCAGCAGTTGACATTCTTCGACGCCCGTCCACGAGCCGACCGTAAATCCCCACAGATCGCACCCTGTACGGCATACATATCGACGTCATACCATCGATACGGACACGACGGCTGGCTGACTGCCCCGTCGACCTGCACCCATGTCTTCCACAACCGACTCACACACTGCGGACGAACTCGCCTCGGCGCTCGAAACACGACTGACTCGTGCTTGCGGTGATGACCTCCGCGCTGTCGTCCGGTACGACGAGGACAGTATCGAGATACAGCGTATGAACGACGGCGCAAAGGACGGTATCCCGCCGGAAAAGAAACTCCCCGTGCTCAAACAGACGACTGGTTACCGTCCGGTCGGCGGACCGTACGGAGAGCATTCGGCGACGATTTACAGCTACGAGGATGTGCTGGTGCTTCACGCGCCAGTTACCGAGAACAGTGGTGTCGTCGCAACGCTCGACCCCGACAGTACAAGGAGTGTGTCGCTCGCGGAACTGCTCCCGGACCGCTGAGTCTCGTTCTCAGTTTCTGAGAGCGGGCCATCGGTTTATCCTCCGTTCTCGCCAATGCAGACGTATGAGGCCCGAAGCCACCTGCCAGTACTGGGACCCGTCGGACTGTGAGGGGACCGAACACTGCCCGTCTCGCTGTCCCCGGTTTGTCGACACCACCGGGTCGGTGTGGACCGTCCGTCCCTACGCGCCCTCGGACCGCGAGGCGCTGCTGGAGATGTATCGTGAGTTCGATTCCGACGACCGTGCGCAGGGGCTCCCACCACTGACTGAAGAGCGTCGCGTCGAGTGGATCGATACGCTCGTCGCCGACGGCGGGAATTTCGTCGCCACCGCCGACGGCGAGATTGCGGGCCACGCGGTCTACATGCCGACACACGATCCCGAGCCCGAACTCGCCGTCTTCGTTCACCAGGAGTATCAGTCTCGGGGGCTCGGGACCGAGCTCTGCAAACACGTCATCGCGGATGCCTCGGCTGCCGGTCGTGACGCGCTGGTCCTCGAAGTCGAGCCGTCGAACCGACACGCCATCGGTATGTACGAACGGCTCGGCTTCGAGCGCGTCGAGGCCGGTGGTTCTCGCTCCCGGATCGATCGGCGTGCACCCTCATTTCAGATGCGCCTGGAGCTCTCCTCACCGAGCGCGCTGACGACGCGCCATCCACCACTCGTTCGGGGCTGATAGAGGGGTTAATTACCCGAGGTGGCGATCCTGATGCTTCCGGTCGAGCCATCGATGTGGACTCGTGCCGTCTTCCCCCCCAGTTCCATTGGGACGATCCAGAAACTCGTTCCCCGATAGGGCTCGTCGAGAACGTCGATCTCCTCGTATCCAGCCTCATCAACCGCTTCTCTCGCCCGTTCGAGCGCACGTTCGGGGGTGTCGATCGCGAGGTTTTCTTCGGCAACCCGGACGGTCGTAACCGGTATTGGTGACTCCCTGATCACACGCTCGGTGACGCTCCCGACGAGCAGACGGTCGATGCCAGTACGGCCGTGTGTTCCCATTACCACCGCATCCGACCCCGACTCCTCGGCGGCCGCCAGAATCTCCTCGTGGGGGACGCCCCGCCGGAGCTCGCGATTCAGGTCGATACCGACCCGATCGCATGCTCGTTCGACCGCATCGAGCGCCGACTCTCCGGCGTGTTTTCGCTCGTCGACCGCGTCTCCGTCGAGTTCGTCGAACTCGGTCGCGTTGAGCACGTAGACGGCATGGATAGCCGCGCCGACTTCATCGGCGAGCGCAACGGCATGTTCGATCGCTCGCTGGCTCCCCTCGCTCCCGTCGGTCGGTAACAAAATGCGTCTGTACATGTCCGACTCTATGGGGATCGGATACAAAACAGTGTGGCCGAGGGGTGCGTAGCTAGCTGCCGGCGTCGTCCTCGATCGGGAACCAGACGAGCTCGTGGTCGGCAACGAGACTGACGTCGACGCGCATGCCGAGTTCCAGCTTCTCGCTGTGGTTGTGCATGCACTGGAGCGCCTCACCGGTGTCGAGTTCGACCCTGTACAGTACCGTCGGGCCGAGATACCGTCGGTAGGTGATCTCGCCGTCGGCGTCGCCATCGCAGTTACAGGAGGCCAGCACGTCGTCGGGACGCACCAGAACGTCCAGTTCGGTGTGGTCGTACTCGGACTGCAGGCCGTGGACCTGTTCCCGGGGGAGTGTGTCGACCGGCGTCTCGATCTCGTCGCCCTGGATATAGCCGGGGAGAAAGCTAGCCTGCCCGAGGAACGTGGCGACAAAGCGGGATTTCGGCCGCTGGAACACCTCTTCGGGCGGGCCGACCTGCTCGATCTGTCCCTCGTCCATTACGGCGACGCGATCGCTGATCGACAGGGCCTCCTCCTGATCGTGGGTGACCGAGACCGCGGTGACGCCGGTCTCCTTGACGATCCGGCGGACCTCCTCTCGCATCTCGACGCGCAGGTCGACGTCGAGGTTCGAGAACGGCTCGTCGAGCAGCAGGATTTCGGGTTCGGGTGCGAGCGCCCGAGCGAGCGCAACGCGCTG harbors:
- a CDS encoding ABC transporter substrate-binding protein, which gives rise to MQNNSTNGLDPRGRERRSGPDHRSGVTASRRRFLAAGSGAALAVTAGCLSTLRDDGDVVTFGTLPIAAVAEIHLAEERGYFEDRGIDLEIERITGAPQAVPQLASGELDVASGSIGASIFNSIAQDVPVQIVADQTQWWENQPSGNRIWVREELYSDGMALSDVEGTPTVAINGEGGSMDYVVGRLLASEGMGWADIEITEMPFPDMIGAMAGGEIDLCSIPDPLGLQVASEANAGQLLYGSEVAPRMQIAGYFYGQPFIEERPAVARRWLEAYLLGVREYYEMGGFPDEELAGIISDAIDVPVGAIRSSIPSLPHKNGFVNVDSIMRQQEYHACRGYVDETVEAEAIVNESILDEALAEVGRLDEAEATPSVANIEEWSESAPAPYPPLGDMTPPSESPTDAICE
- a CDS encoding 4Fe-4S ferredoxin N-terminal domain-containing protein; this encodes MIPDDSHDDIEDRAANLLDDVEYDTELAKQMSRDARRVSNGELAEGEFHERYREAVEDEFDLDVPEYSEINVKEQALGGKSKSRRSVLAALGMAAGVATAGGAGFRDASTRFGVGSGDDTVVAEETSDDEGRKVGMVLDTEACIKCLQCVEACKEENATHEGDFWMDVFRYQREDREYTSDDEADQVESLQRPCMHCEDAPCVSVCPNNSRFYSEDGRVLCDYDICLGCKYCEVACPYHVNEFVFSEQPDGVEFVGEPRDDEDRWVSGPPPEGSCSKCTFCSHREQGEGHQESTACEDACPVDAIHFGDLNDEDSDPNQYLDQFDEEETFKLRTDASNPKVTYIGDNPEDVETAQVPGPVTYDDMGLSEPTAK
- the nrfD gene encoding NrfD/PsrC family molybdoenzyme membrane anchor subunit produces the protein MIHDSPALFWDWMIGAYLFLGGISGGAYLTGAAADYLRQRSQSGGVPGFDRTDTKSRAYGLTALGGMVVSFAAISLGGLLLLFHLGEPLNAIELWLFTNIESWMAIGVWVIILFVVAALAQLAWLGFGRDGGFGLDLGPIDEIVDRTRPATDTRLALHIVGGALAVTLIVYTALLLSAVAPVVPLWHPILLPLLFLTSGISMGISATALVPTLLLGVDDTGVHEFSLADDAVILGEIGVLAALLWYLAGAGGTATASYELLTQTFMLEFWGFVVVVGLLLPLLISGTLILLHRRGTHVDGLVGRAAYGSKFGFVLIGGLFLRLSILYAALNVPIF
- a CDS encoding helix-turn-helix domain-containing protein yields the protein MTTEDGQTSHTLYVEFELSSVADVECPLEAFGEEEVTRVTQQSLGDDCHVDTTLETDDGETEIVHSTATMGEDCHCPVFLEFDSIPEIIEVQEEHVVVRTHLADRTQLAALVDELKAVTGRLALRRLVRTDATEADQPRQTSLDLSELTETERATAAKAVARGYYRTPRETTIGELATEAGISDSAMSQRLSAVESKLALAAFADTVG
- a CDS encoding GNAT family N-acetyltransferase; its protein translation is MRPEATCQYWDPSDCEGTEHCPSRCPRFVDTTGSVWTVRPYAPSDREALLEMYREFDSDDRAQGLPPLTEERRVEWIDTLVADGGNFVATADGEIAGHAVYMPTHDPEPELAVFVHQEYQSRGLGTELCKHVIADASAAGRDALVLEVEPSNRHAIGMYERLGFERVEAGGSRSRIDRRAPSFQMRLELSSPSALTTRHPPLVRG
- a CDS encoding universal stress protein; this translates as MYRRILLPTDGSEGSQRAIEHAVALADEVGAAIHAVYVLNATEFDELDGDAVDERKHAGESALDAVERACDRVGIDLNRELRRGVPHEEILAAAEESGSDAVVMGTHGRTGIDRLLVGSVTERVIRESPIPVTTVRVAEENLAIDTPERALERAREAVDEAGYEEIDVLDEPYRGTSFWIVPMELGGKTARVHIDGSTGSIRIATSGN
- a CDS encoding ABC transporter ATP-binding protein, with amino-acid sequence MSVNTQSEEIVGEPSGTSQRPVNQSATSETHCDRRILSLDGASKHYGPEVAVDELSLSVQDGEFVTLLGPSGCGKSTTLRLIAGLERPDAGQVRIEGETVAAADDETFVRPEHRDVGVVFQDFALFPHMTAAENVAFGIDDLADAEREARVEELLELVGLSTHCDARPEELSGGQQQRVALARALAPEPEILLLDEPFSNLDVDLRVEMREEVRRIVKETGVTAVSVTHDQEEALSISDRVAVMDEGQIEQVGPPEEVFQRPKSRFVATFLGQASFLPGYIQGDEIETPVDTLPREQVHGLQSEYDHTELDVLVRPDDVLASCNCDGDADGEITYRRYLGPTVLYRVELDTGEALQCMHNHSEKLELGMRVDVSLVADHELVWFPIEDDAGS